From Equus przewalskii isolate Varuska chromosome 7, EquPr2, whole genome shotgun sequence, one genomic window encodes:
- the ANAPC7 gene encoding anaphase-promoting complex subunit 7 isoform X5, producing MALQQKKALSKTSKVRPSTGNSASTPQSQCLPSEIEVKYKMAECYTMLKQDKDAIAILDGIPSRQRTPKINMMLANLYKKAGQERPSVTSYKEVLRQCPLALDAILGLLSLSVKGAEVASMTMNVIQTVPNLDWLSVWIKAYAFVHTGDNSRAINTICSLEKKSLLRDNVDLLGSLADLYFRAGDNKNSVLKFEQAQMLDPYLIKGMDVYGYLLAREGRLEDVENLGCRLFNISDQHAEPWVVSGCHSFYSKRYSRALYLGAKAIQLNSNSVQALLLKGAALRNMGRVQEAIIHFREAIRLAPCRLDCYEGLIECYLASNSIREAMVMANNVYKTLGANAQTLTLLATVCLEDPVTQEKAKTLLDKALTQRPDYIKAVVKKAELLSREQKYEDGIALLRNALANQSDCVLHRILGDFLVAVNEYQEAMDQYSIALSLDPNDQKSLEGMQKMEKEESPTDATQEEDVDDMEGSGEEGDLEGSDSEAAQWADQEQWFGMQ from the exons ATGGCTTTACAGCAGAAGAAAGCCCTAAGTAAAACTTCAAAAGTGAGACCTTCAACTGGAAATTCTGCATCCACTCCGCAAAGTCAG TGTCTTCCATCTGAAATTGAAGTGAAATACAAAATGGCTGAATGTTATACGATGCTAAAACAAGATAAAGATGCCATTGCTATACTTGATGGGATCCCTTCAAGACAAAGAACTCCCAAA ATAAACATGATGCTGGCAAACCTGTACAAGAAGGCCGGTCAGGAGCGCCCTTCAGTCACCAGCTATAAGGAAGTGCTGAGGCAGTGCCCATTAGCCCTCGATGCCATTCTAG GTTTGCTCTCCCTTTCTGTAAAAGGTGCAGAGGTGGCATCAATGACGATGAACGTGATCCAGACTGTGCCTAACTTGGATTGGCTCTCTGTGTGGATCAAAGCATATGCTTTTGTGCACACTGGTGACAACTCAAGAGCAATCAATACCATCTG TTCACTAGAGAAAAAGTCCTTATTGCGAGATAACGTGGACCTCCTGGGAAGCCTAGCGGATCTGTACTTCAGAGCTGGAGACAATAAGAACTCTGTCCTCAAGTTTGAACAGGCACAGATGTTGGATCCTTATCTGATAAAAG GCATGGATGTATATGGCTACCTCCTGGCGCGGGAAGGGCGgctggaggatgtggagaacctCGGTTGCCGCCTTTTCAATATTTCTGATCAGCATGCAGAACCCTGGGTGGTCTCTGG GTGTCATAGCTTCTATAGCAAACGCTACTCCCGGGCCCTCTATTTAGGAGCCAAGGCCATTCAGCTTAACAGTAATAGTGTTCAAGCTTTGCTACTTAAGGGAGCAGCACTCAGAAACATGGGCAGAGTCCAAGAAGCAATTATCCACTTTCGGGAAGCTATACGACTTGCACCTTGTCGCTTAGATTGTTATGAAG gccTCATCGAATGTTACTTAGCTTCCAACAGTATTCGTGAAGCAATGGTAATGGCTAACAACGTTTACAAAACTCTAGGAGCAAATGCACAGACCCTTACCCTTTTAGCCACCGTTTGTCTTGAAGACCCAGTGACACAGGAGAAAGCCAAAACTTTATTAGATAAAGCCCTGACCCAAAGGCCGGATTATATTAAGGCAGTGGTGAAAAAAGCAGAACTACTTA gcagagaacagAAATATGAAGATGGAATTGCTTTGCTAAGGAATGCACTAGCTAATCAGAGTGACTGTGTTCTGCATCGGATCCTAGGAGATTTCCTTGTAGCTGTCAATGAGTATCAGGAAGCAATGGACCAGTATAGTATAGCACTAAG TTTGGACCCCAATGACCAGAAGTCTCTAGAGGGGATGCagaagatggagaaggaggagagtcCCACGGATGCCACTCAGGAGGAGGATGTGGACGACATggaagggagtggggaagaaGGGGACCTGGAGGGCAGCGACAGTGAGGCGGCCCAGTGGGCTGACCAGGAGCAGTGGTTCGGCATGCAGTGA
- the ANAPC7 gene encoding anaphase-promoting complex subunit 7 isoform X4, with amino-acid sequence MALQQKKALSKTSKVRPSTGNSASTPQSQCLPSEIEVKYKMAECYTMLKQDKDAIAILDGIPSRQRTPKINMMLANLYKKAGQERPSVTSYKEVLRQCPLALDAILGLLSLSVKGAEVASMTMNVIQTVPNLDWLSVWIKAYAFVHTGDNSRAINTICSLEKKSLLRDNVDLLGSLADLYFRAGDNKNSVLKFEQAQMLDPYLIKGMDVYGYLLAREGRLEDVENLGCRLFNISDQHAEPWVVSGCHSFYSKRYSRALYLGAKAIQLNSNSVQALLLKGAALRNMGRVQEAIIHFREAIRLAPCRLDCYEGLIECYLASNSIREAMVMANNVYKTLGANAQTLTLLATVCLEDPVTQEKAKTLLDKALTQRPDYIKAVVKKAELLSREQKYEDGIALLRNALANQSDCVLHRILGDFLVAVNEYQEAMDQYSIALSGGLPRSHLWNRSCLERPGISSFSVTGWSFHCRAREMTLQPARNKAEIQASPLFCCPLVWTPMTRSL; translated from the exons ATGGCTTTACAGCAGAAGAAAGCCCTAAGTAAAACTTCAAAAGTGAGACCTTCAACTGGAAATTCTGCATCCACTCCGCAAAGTCAG TGTCTTCCATCTGAAATTGAAGTGAAATACAAAATGGCTGAATGTTATACGATGCTAAAACAAGATAAAGATGCCATTGCTATACTTGATGGGATCCCTTCAAGACAAAGAACTCCCAAA ATAAACATGATGCTGGCAAACCTGTACAAGAAGGCCGGTCAGGAGCGCCCTTCAGTCACCAGCTATAAGGAAGTGCTGAGGCAGTGCCCATTAGCCCTCGATGCCATTCTAG GTTTGCTCTCCCTTTCTGTAAAAGGTGCAGAGGTGGCATCAATGACGATGAACGTGATCCAGACTGTGCCTAACTTGGATTGGCTCTCTGTGTGGATCAAAGCATATGCTTTTGTGCACACTGGTGACAACTCAAGAGCAATCAATACCATCTG TTCACTAGAGAAAAAGTCCTTATTGCGAGATAACGTGGACCTCCTGGGAAGCCTAGCGGATCTGTACTTCAGAGCTGGAGACAATAAGAACTCTGTCCTCAAGTTTGAACAGGCACAGATGTTGGATCCTTATCTGATAAAAG GCATGGATGTATATGGCTACCTCCTGGCGCGGGAAGGGCGgctggaggatgtggagaacctCGGTTGCCGCCTTTTCAATATTTCTGATCAGCATGCAGAACCCTGGGTGGTCTCTGG GTGTCATAGCTTCTATAGCAAACGCTACTCCCGGGCCCTCTATTTAGGAGCCAAGGCCATTCAGCTTAACAGTAATAGTGTTCAAGCTTTGCTACTTAAGGGAGCAGCACTCAGAAACATGGGCAGAGTCCAAGAAGCAATTATCCACTTTCGGGAAGCTATACGACTTGCACCTTGTCGCTTAGATTGTTATGAAG gccTCATCGAATGTTACTTAGCTTCCAACAGTATTCGTGAAGCAATGGTAATGGCTAACAACGTTTACAAAACTCTAGGAGCAAATGCACAGACCCTTACCCTTTTAGCCACCGTTTGTCTTGAAGACCCAGTGACACAGGAGAAAGCCAAAACTTTATTAGATAAAGCCCTGACCCAAAGGCCGGATTATATTAAGGCAGTGGTGAAAAAAGCAGAACTACTTA gcagagaacagAAATATGAAGATGGAATTGCTTTGCTAAGGAATGCACTAGCTAATCAGAGTGACTGTGTTCTGCATCGGATCCTAGGAGATTTCCTTGTAGCTGTCAATGAGTATCAGGAAGCAATGGACCAGTATAGTATAGCACTAAG TGGTGGACTCCCTCGCTCTCACCTGTGGAACCGGAGTTGTTTGGAGAGGCCAGGCATTAGCAGCTTCTCTGTGACTGGGTGGTCATTTCACTGCCGCGCCAGGGAGATGACGCTTCAGCCAGCAAGAAACAAGGCAGAGATTCAGGCCTCTCCTTTGTTTTGTTGTCCCCTAGTTTGGACCCCAATGACCAGAAGTCTCTAG
- the ANAPC7 gene encoding anaphase-promoting complex subunit 7 isoform X1: protein MDPGEAAILESSLRILYRLFAPLSPLPAALPGRMNVIDHVRDMAAAGLHSNVRLLSSLLLTMSNNNPELFSPSQKYQLLVYHADSLFHDKEYRNAVSKYTMALQQKKALSKTSKVRPSTGNSASTPQSQCLPSEIEVKYKMAECYTMLKQDKDAIAILDGIPSRQRTPKINMMLANLYKKAGQERPSVTSYKEVLRQCPLALDAILGLLSLSVKGAEVASMTMNVIQTVPNLDWLSVWIKAYAFVHTGDNSRAINTICSLEKKSLLRDNVDLLGSLADLYFRAGDNKNSVLKFEQAQMLDPYLIKGMDVYGYLLAREGRLEDVENLGCRLFNISDQHAEPWVVSGCHSFYSKRYSRALYLGAKAIQLNSNSVQALLLKGAALRNMGRVQEAIIHFREAIRLAPCRLDCYEGLIECYLASNSIREAMVMANNVYKTLGANAQTLTLLATVCLEDPVTQEKAKTLLDKALTQRPDYIKAVVKKAELLSREQKYEDGIALLRNALANQSDCVLHRILGDFLVAVNEYQEAMDQYSIALSGGLPRSHLWNRSCLERPGISSFSVTGWSFHCRAREMTLQPARNKAEIQASPLFCCPLVWTPMTRSL, encoded by the exons ATGGACCCCGGCGAGGCCGCCATTTTGGAGTCTTCGCTAAGGATCCTTTACCGGCTTTTCGCGCCGCTGTCGCCGCTGCCCGCGGCCTTGCCGGGCAGGATGAATGTGATAGACCACGTGCGAGACATGGCGGCCGCGGGGCTGCACTCCAACGTGCGGCTCCTCAGCAGCCTGTTACTTACCATGAGTAATAATAACCC tgAGTTATTCTCCCCATCTCAGAAGTACCAGCTTTTGGTGTATCACGCAGATTCTCTCTTTCATGATAAGGAATATCGGAATGCTGTGAGTAAGTATACCATGGCTTTACAGCAGAAGAAAGCCCTAAGTAAAACTTCAAAAGTGAGACCTTCAACTGGAAATTCTGCATCCACTCCGCAAAGTCAG TGTCTTCCATCTGAAATTGAAGTGAAATACAAAATGGCTGAATGTTATACGATGCTAAAACAAGATAAAGATGCCATTGCTATACTTGATGGGATCCCTTCAAGACAAAGAACTCCCAAA ATAAACATGATGCTGGCAAACCTGTACAAGAAGGCCGGTCAGGAGCGCCCTTCAGTCACCAGCTATAAGGAAGTGCTGAGGCAGTGCCCATTAGCCCTCGATGCCATTCTAG GTTTGCTCTCCCTTTCTGTAAAAGGTGCAGAGGTGGCATCAATGACGATGAACGTGATCCAGACTGTGCCTAACTTGGATTGGCTCTCTGTGTGGATCAAAGCATATGCTTTTGTGCACACTGGTGACAACTCAAGAGCAATCAATACCATCTG TTCACTAGAGAAAAAGTCCTTATTGCGAGATAACGTGGACCTCCTGGGAAGCCTAGCGGATCTGTACTTCAGAGCTGGAGACAATAAGAACTCTGTCCTCAAGTTTGAACAGGCACAGATGTTGGATCCTTATCTGATAAAAG GCATGGATGTATATGGCTACCTCCTGGCGCGGGAAGGGCGgctggaggatgtggagaacctCGGTTGCCGCCTTTTCAATATTTCTGATCAGCATGCAGAACCCTGGGTGGTCTCTGG GTGTCATAGCTTCTATAGCAAACGCTACTCCCGGGCCCTCTATTTAGGAGCCAAGGCCATTCAGCTTAACAGTAATAGTGTTCAAGCTTTGCTACTTAAGGGAGCAGCACTCAGAAACATGGGCAGAGTCCAAGAAGCAATTATCCACTTTCGGGAAGCTATACGACTTGCACCTTGTCGCTTAGATTGTTATGAAG gccTCATCGAATGTTACTTAGCTTCCAACAGTATTCGTGAAGCAATGGTAATGGCTAACAACGTTTACAAAACTCTAGGAGCAAATGCACAGACCCTTACCCTTTTAGCCACCGTTTGTCTTGAAGACCCAGTGACACAGGAGAAAGCCAAAACTTTATTAGATAAAGCCCTGACCCAAAGGCCGGATTATATTAAGGCAGTGGTGAAAAAAGCAGAACTACTTA gcagagaacagAAATATGAAGATGGAATTGCTTTGCTAAGGAATGCACTAGCTAATCAGAGTGACTGTGTTCTGCATCGGATCCTAGGAGATTTCCTTGTAGCTGTCAATGAGTATCAGGAAGCAATGGACCAGTATAGTATAGCACTAAG TGGTGGACTCCCTCGCTCTCACCTGTGGAACCGGAGTTGTTTGGAGAGGCCAGGCATTAGCAGCTTCTCTGTGACTGGGTGGTCATTTCACTGCCGCGCCAGGGAGATGACGCTTCAGCCAGCAAGAAACAAGGCAGAGATTCAGGCCTCTCCTTTGTTTTGTTGTCCCCTAGTTTGGACCCCAATGACCAGAAGTCTCTAG
- the ANAPC7 gene encoding anaphase-promoting complex subunit 7 isoform X3 — translation MDPGEAAILESSLRILYRLFAPLSPLPAALPGRMNVIDHVRDMAAAGLHSNVRLLSSLLLTMSNNNPELFSPSQKYQLLVYHADSLFHDKEYRNAVSKYTMALQQKKALSKTSKVRPSTGNSASTPQSQCLPSEIEVKYKMAECYTMLKQDKDAIAILDGIPSRQRTPKINMMLANLYKKAGQERPSVTSYKEVLRQCPLALDAILGLLSLSVKGAEVASMTMNVIQTVPNLDWLSVWIKAYAFVHTGDNSRAINTICSLEKKSLLRDNVDLLGSLADLYFRAGDNKNSVLKFEQAQMLDPYLIKGMDVYGYLLAREGRLEDVENLGCRLFNISDQHAEPWVVSGCHSFYSKRYSRALYLGAKAIQLNSNSVQALLLKGAALRNMGRVQEAIIHFREAIRLAPCRLDCYEGLIECYLASNSIREAMVMANNVYKTLGANAQTLTLLATVCLEDPVTQEKAKTLLDKALTQRPDYIKAVVKKAELLSREQKYEDGIALLRNALANQSDCVLHRILGDFLVAVNEYQEAMDQYSIALRHSPFSCLMAATLQNSAN, via the exons ATGGACCCCGGCGAGGCCGCCATTTTGGAGTCTTCGCTAAGGATCCTTTACCGGCTTTTCGCGCCGCTGTCGCCGCTGCCCGCGGCCTTGCCGGGCAGGATGAATGTGATAGACCACGTGCGAGACATGGCGGCCGCGGGGCTGCACTCCAACGTGCGGCTCCTCAGCAGCCTGTTACTTACCATGAGTAATAATAACCC tgAGTTATTCTCCCCATCTCAGAAGTACCAGCTTTTGGTGTATCACGCAGATTCTCTCTTTCATGATAAGGAATATCGGAATGCTGTGAGTAAGTATACCATGGCTTTACAGCAGAAGAAAGCCCTAAGTAAAACTTCAAAAGTGAGACCTTCAACTGGAAATTCTGCATCCACTCCGCAAAGTCAG TGTCTTCCATCTGAAATTGAAGTGAAATACAAAATGGCTGAATGTTATACGATGCTAAAACAAGATAAAGATGCCATTGCTATACTTGATGGGATCCCTTCAAGACAAAGAACTCCCAAA ATAAACATGATGCTGGCAAACCTGTACAAGAAGGCCGGTCAGGAGCGCCCTTCAGTCACCAGCTATAAGGAAGTGCTGAGGCAGTGCCCATTAGCCCTCGATGCCATTCTAG GTTTGCTCTCCCTTTCTGTAAAAGGTGCAGAGGTGGCATCAATGACGATGAACGTGATCCAGACTGTGCCTAACTTGGATTGGCTCTCTGTGTGGATCAAAGCATATGCTTTTGTGCACACTGGTGACAACTCAAGAGCAATCAATACCATCTG TTCACTAGAGAAAAAGTCCTTATTGCGAGATAACGTGGACCTCCTGGGAAGCCTAGCGGATCTGTACTTCAGAGCTGGAGACAATAAGAACTCTGTCCTCAAGTTTGAACAGGCACAGATGTTGGATCCTTATCTGATAAAAG GCATGGATGTATATGGCTACCTCCTGGCGCGGGAAGGGCGgctggaggatgtggagaacctCGGTTGCCGCCTTTTCAATATTTCTGATCAGCATGCAGAACCCTGGGTGGTCTCTGG GTGTCATAGCTTCTATAGCAAACGCTACTCCCGGGCCCTCTATTTAGGAGCCAAGGCCATTCAGCTTAACAGTAATAGTGTTCAAGCTTTGCTACTTAAGGGAGCAGCACTCAGAAACATGGGCAGAGTCCAAGAAGCAATTATCCACTTTCGGGAAGCTATACGACTTGCACCTTGTCGCTTAGATTGTTATGAAG gccTCATCGAATGTTACTTAGCTTCCAACAGTATTCGTGAAGCAATGGTAATGGCTAACAACGTTTACAAAACTCTAGGAGCAAATGCACAGACCCTTACCCTTTTAGCCACCGTTTGTCTTGAAGACCCAGTGACACAGGAGAAAGCCAAAACTTTATTAGATAAAGCCCTGACCCAAAGGCCGGATTATATTAAGGCAGTGGTGAAAAAAGCAGAACTACTTA gcagagaacagAAATATGAAGATGGAATTGCTTTGCTAAGGAATGCACTAGCTAATCAGAGTGACTGTGTTCTGCATCGGATCCTAGGAGATTTCCTTGTAGCTGTCAATGAGTATCAGGAAGCAATGGACCAGTATAGTATAGCACTAAG GCATTCTCCCTTCTCTTGTCTGATGGCAGCGACCCTCCAGAACAGTGCTAACTAG
- the ANAPC7 gene encoding anaphase-promoting complex subunit 7 isoform X2 — protein MDPGEAAILESSLRILYRLFAPLSPLPAALPGRMNVIDHVRDMAAAGLHSNVRLLSSLLLTMSNNNPELFSPSQKYQLLVYHADSLFHDKEYRNAVSKYTMALQQKKALSKTSKVRPSTGNSASTPQSQCLPSEIEVKYKMAECYTMLKQDKDAIAILDGIPSRQRTPKINMMLANLYKKAGQERPSVTSYKEVLRQCPLALDAILGLLSLSVKGAEVASMTMNVIQTVPNLDWLSVWIKAYAFVHTGDNSRAINTICSLEKKSLLRDNVDLLGSLADLYFRAGDNKNSVLKFEQAQMLDPYLIKGMDVYGYLLAREGRLEDVENLGCRLFNISDQHAEPWVVSGCHSFYSKRYSRALYLGAKAIQLNSNSVQALLLKGAALRNMGRVQEAIIHFREAIRLAPCRLDCYEGLIECYLASNSIREAMVMANNVYKTLGANAQTLTLLATVCLEDPVTQEKAKTLLDKALTQRPDYIKAVVKKAELLSREQKYEDGIALLRNALANQSDCVLHRILGDFLVAVNEYQEAMDQYSIALSLDPNDQKSLEGMQKMEKEESPTDATQEEDVDDMEGSGEEGDLEGSDSEAAQWADQEQWFGMQ, from the exons ATGGACCCCGGCGAGGCCGCCATTTTGGAGTCTTCGCTAAGGATCCTTTACCGGCTTTTCGCGCCGCTGTCGCCGCTGCCCGCGGCCTTGCCGGGCAGGATGAATGTGATAGACCACGTGCGAGACATGGCGGCCGCGGGGCTGCACTCCAACGTGCGGCTCCTCAGCAGCCTGTTACTTACCATGAGTAATAATAACCC tgAGTTATTCTCCCCATCTCAGAAGTACCAGCTTTTGGTGTATCACGCAGATTCTCTCTTTCATGATAAGGAATATCGGAATGCTGTGAGTAAGTATACCATGGCTTTACAGCAGAAGAAAGCCCTAAGTAAAACTTCAAAAGTGAGACCTTCAACTGGAAATTCTGCATCCACTCCGCAAAGTCAG TGTCTTCCATCTGAAATTGAAGTGAAATACAAAATGGCTGAATGTTATACGATGCTAAAACAAGATAAAGATGCCATTGCTATACTTGATGGGATCCCTTCAAGACAAAGAACTCCCAAA ATAAACATGATGCTGGCAAACCTGTACAAGAAGGCCGGTCAGGAGCGCCCTTCAGTCACCAGCTATAAGGAAGTGCTGAGGCAGTGCCCATTAGCCCTCGATGCCATTCTAG GTTTGCTCTCCCTTTCTGTAAAAGGTGCAGAGGTGGCATCAATGACGATGAACGTGATCCAGACTGTGCCTAACTTGGATTGGCTCTCTGTGTGGATCAAAGCATATGCTTTTGTGCACACTGGTGACAACTCAAGAGCAATCAATACCATCTG TTCACTAGAGAAAAAGTCCTTATTGCGAGATAACGTGGACCTCCTGGGAAGCCTAGCGGATCTGTACTTCAGAGCTGGAGACAATAAGAACTCTGTCCTCAAGTTTGAACAGGCACAGATGTTGGATCCTTATCTGATAAAAG GCATGGATGTATATGGCTACCTCCTGGCGCGGGAAGGGCGgctggaggatgtggagaacctCGGTTGCCGCCTTTTCAATATTTCTGATCAGCATGCAGAACCCTGGGTGGTCTCTGG GTGTCATAGCTTCTATAGCAAACGCTACTCCCGGGCCCTCTATTTAGGAGCCAAGGCCATTCAGCTTAACAGTAATAGTGTTCAAGCTTTGCTACTTAAGGGAGCAGCACTCAGAAACATGGGCAGAGTCCAAGAAGCAATTATCCACTTTCGGGAAGCTATACGACTTGCACCTTGTCGCTTAGATTGTTATGAAG gccTCATCGAATGTTACTTAGCTTCCAACAGTATTCGTGAAGCAATGGTAATGGCTAACAACGTTTACAAAACTCTAGGAGCAAATGCACAGACCCTTACCCTTTTAGCCACCGTTTGTCTTGAAGACCCAGTGACACAGGAGAAAGCCAAAACTTTATTAGATAAAGCCCTGACCCAAAGGCCGGATTATATTAAGGCAGTGGTGAAAAAAGCAGAACTACTTA gcagagaacagAAATATGAAGATGGAATTGCTTTGCTAAGGAATGCACTAGCTAATCAGAGTGACTGTGTTCTGCATCGGATCCTAGGAGATTTCCTTGTAGCTGTCAATGAGTATCAGGAAGCAATGGACCAGTATAGTATAGCACTAAG TTTGGACCCCAATGACCAGAAGTCTCTAGAGGGGATGCagaagatggagaaggaggagagtcCCACGGATGCCACTCAGGAGGAGGATGTGGACGACATggaagggagtggggaagaaGGGGACCTGGAGGGCAGCGACAGTGAGGCGGCCCAGTGGGCTGACCAGGAGCAGTGGTTCGGCATGCAGTGA
- the ANAPC7 gene encoding anaphase-promoting complex subunit 7 isoform X6 has translation MINMMLANLYKKAGQERPSVTSYKEVLRQCPLALDAILGLLSLSVKGAEVASMTMNVIQTVPNLDWLSVWIKAYAFVHTGDNSRAINTICSLEKKSLLRDNVDLLGSLADLYFRAGDNKNSVLKFEQAQMLDPYLIKGMDVYGYLLAREGRLEDVENLGCRLFNISDQHAEPWVVSGCHSFYSKRYSRALYLGAKAIQLNSNSVQALLLKGAALRNMGRVQEAIIHFREAIRLAPCRLDCYEGLIECYLASNSIREAMVMANNVYKTLGANAQTLTLLATVCLEDPVTQEKAKTLLDKALTQRPDYIKAVVKKAELLSREQKYEDGIALLRNALANQSDCVLHRILGDFLVAVNEYQEAMDQYSIALSLDPNDQKSLEGMQKMEKEESPTDATQEEDVDDMEGSGEEGDLEGSDSEAAQWADQEQWFGMQ, from the exons ATG ATAAACATGATGCTGGCAAACCTGTACAAGAAGGCCGGTCAGGAGCGCCCTTCAGTCACCAGCTATAAGGAAGTGCTGAGGCAGTGCCCATTAGCCCTCGATGCCATTCTAG GTTTGCTCTCCCTTTCTGTAAAAGGTGCAGAGGTGGCATCAATGACGATGAACGTGATCCAGACTGTGCCTAACTTGGATTGGCTCTCTGTGTGGATCAAAGCATATGCTTTTGTGCACACTGGTGACAACTCAAGAGCAATCAATACCATCTG TTCACTAGAGAAAAAGTCCTTATTGCGAGATAACGTGGACCTCCTGGGAAGCCTAGCGGATCTGTACTTCAGAGCTGGAGACAATAAGAACTCTGTCCTCAAGTTTGAACAGGCACAGATGTTGGATCCTTATCTGATAAAAG GCATGGATGTATATGGCTACCTCCTGGCGCGGGAAGGGCGgctggaggatgtggagaacctCGGTTGCCGCCTTTTCAATATTTCTGATCAGCATGCAGAACCCTGGGTGGTCTCTGG GTGTCATAGCTTCTATAGCAAACGCTACTCCCGGGCCCTCTATTTAGGAGCCAAGGCCATTCAGCTTAACAGTAATAGTGTTCAAGCTTTGCTACTTAAGGGAGCAGCACTCAGAAACATGGGCAGAGTCCAAGAAGCAATTATCCACTTTCGGGAAGCTATACGACTTGCACCTTGTCGCTTAGATTGTTATGAAG gccTCATCGAATGTTACTTAGCTTCCAACAGTATTCGTGAAGCAATGGTAATGGCTAACAACGTTTACAAAACTCTAGGAGCAAATGCACAGACCCTTACCCTTTTAGCCACCGTTTGTCTTGAAGACCCAGTGACACAGGAGAAAGCCAAAACTTTATTAGATAAAGCCCTGACCCAAAGGCCGGATTATATTAAGGCAGTGGTGAAAAAAGCAGAACTACTTA gcagagaacagAAATATGAAGATGGAATTGCTTTGCTAAGGAATGCACTAGCTAATCAGAGTGACTGTGTTCTGCATCGGATCCTAGGAGATTTCCTTGTAGCTGTCAATGAGTATCAGGAAGCAATGGACCAGTATAGTATAGCACTAAG TTTGGACCCCAATGACCAGAAGTCTCTAGAGGGGATGCagaagatggagaaggaggagagtcCCACGGATGCCACTCAGGAGGAGGATGTGGACGACATggaagggagtggggaagaaGGGGACCTGGAGGGCAGCGACAGTGAGGCGGCCCAGTGGGCTGACCAGGAGCAGTGGTTCGGCATGCAGTGA